Proteins encoded by one window of Streptomyces clavuligerus:
- a CDS encoding SCO6880 family protein produces MTTPSHTLTPRRTYLIGRARPNAIIGKNRETGEIALIVVGAFLGMMCGLLVPVLPLRIALLTGFPMLALAAVYVPYKQRTFYKWFEINRSFKRTVRSAGSVYRSGAVEAGTRLDGREIEIGPPPGIGRINWLAAPFGPDEIAVLLHADRRTVTAAIEIEGPGVGLRDSEDQEALVDRFGTLLKHVANGDGFVTRLQMLARTLPADPDAHAKDVAQRGDQDSPLWLRDSYDQLQSMVSTSSEQHRAYLVACMHYTRELAAEAHAMARAARSATPGTKYRRLDKDAGLAVVMARELTDICARLAEADIRVRQPLGQSRLSSLVHSMYDPDHPVDHIQAMTKRNAWPAELDALEPTYLQAKTRESSTRAPWCHATAWVKEWPMTPVGVNFLAPLLVHTPDVIRTVAVTMDLEPTEVAIERMLTEKTNDAADASRAAKMNRTVDPRDVAAHGRLDQRGEDLASGAAGVNLVGYITVSSRSPEALARDKRTIRASAGKSYLKLEWCDREHHRAFVNTLPFATGIRR; encoded by the coding sequence TTGACGACCCCGTCCCACACCCTCACGCCCCGCCGTACCTATCTCATCGGCCGCGCCAGGCCGAACGCGATCATCGGCAAGAACCGTGAGACCGGCGAAATCGCCCTGATCGTCGTCGGCGCGTTCCTCGGCATGATGTGCGGGCTGCTCGTCCCGGTGCTCCCCCTGCGGATCGCGCTGCTCACGGGCTTCCCGATGCTCGCCCTCGCCGCCGTGTACGTCCCGTACAAGCAGCGCACCTTCTACAAGTGGTTCGAGATCAACCGCAGCTTCAAGCGCACCGTGCGCTCCGCCGGTTCCGTCTACCGCTCCGGGGCCGTCGAGGCCGGCACCCGGCTCGACGGCCGCGAGATCGAGATCGGCCCGCCCCCCGGCATCGGCCGCATCAACTGGCTCGCCGCCCCCTTCGGCCCCGACGAGATCGCCGTCCTCCTCCACGCCGACCGGCGGACCGTCACCGCCGCCATCGAGATCGAGGGCCCCGGCGTCGGCCTGCGCGACAGCGAGGACCAGGAGGCCCTCGTCGACCGCTTCGGCACCCTCCTCAAGCACGTCGCCAACGGCGACGGCTTCGTGACCCGGCTCCAGATGCTCGCCCGCACCCTGCCCGCGGATCCCGACGCCCACGCCAAGGACGTCGCCCAGCGCGGCGACCAGGACTCCCCCCTGTGGCTGCGGGACTCCTACGACCAGCTCCAGTCGATGGTGTCCACCTCCAGCGAGCAGCACCGGGCCTACCTCGTCGCCTGTATGCACTACACCCGCGAGCTGGCCGCCGAGGCCCACGCCATGGCCCGCGCCGCCCGCTCCGCCACCCCCGGAACCAAGTACCGCAGGCTCGACAAGGACGCCGGGCTCGCCGTCGTCATGGCCCGTGAACTGACCGACATCTGCGCCCGGCTCGCCGAGGCCGACATCCGGGTCCGCCAGCCGCTCGGCCAGAGTCGGCTCTCCTCCCTCGTGCACTCCATGTACGACCCCGACCACCCCGTCGACCACATCCAGGCCATGACCAAGCGGAACGCCTGGCCCGCCGAGCTGGACGCCCTGGAGCCCACCTACCTCCAGGCCAAGACCCGCGAGTCCTCCACCCGCGCCCCCTGGTGCCACGCCACCGCCTGGGTGAAGGAGTGGCCGATGACCCCGGTCGGCGTCAACTTCCTCGCCCCGCTCCTCGTCCACACCCCCGATGTGATCCGTACGGTCGCGGTCACCATGGACCTCGAACCGACCGAGGTCGCCATCGAGCGGATGCTCACCGAGAAGACCAACGACGCCGCCGACGCCAGCCGGGCCGCCAAAATGAACCGCACCGTCGACCCCCGCGACGTCGCCGCCCACGGCCGGCTCGACCAGCGGGGCGAAGACCTCGCCAGCGGCGCGGCGGGCGTCAACCTCGTCGGGTACATCACGGTGTCGTCGCGTTCCCCCGAGGCCCTGGCCCGGGACAAACGAACGATCAGGGCCTCGGCCGGAAAGTCCTATCTGAAGCTGGAATGGTGCGACCGCGAGCACCACCGGGCCTTTGTGAACACCTTGCCGTTCGCGACCGGCATCCGCCGTTAG
- a CDS encoding ATP-binding protein — protein sequence MRDPLTAVTETFTSFVFGKVETLRLPVRTSTGQAQAVYLPTAAPGLGDSGVIIGREVYSGKGYIYDPFQLYGQQLPAPHWLVLGESGNGKSALEKTYVLRQLRFRDRQVVVLDAQGEDGVGEWNLIAQQLGIIPIRLDPMTALDGGIRLNPLDPSITTTGQLALLRTIIEVAMGHGLDERSGFALKVAHAYVNETITNRQPVLTDIVEQLRHPESESAEAMNVDIDDVRAWGLDVALVLDRLVDGDLRGMFDGPTSVGIDLDAPLIVFDLSHIDRNSIAMPILMAIVGVWLEHTWIRPDRKKRIFLVEEAWHIINSPFVAQLFQRLLKFGRRLGLSFVAVVHHLSDVVDGAAAKEAAAILKMASTRTIYAQKADEARATGQVLGLPRWAVEIIPTLTPGIAVWDVNGNVQVVKHLITEAERPLVFTDRAMTESSAPAVPELSEELQAAEWEAEQRATLMERHQYGPGGTASDPSESTVA from the coding sequence ATGCGTGATCCGCTGACCGCCGTCACCGAAACCTTCACCTCCTTTGTGTTCGGCAAGGTGGAGACGCTCCGGCTGCCCGTCCGCACCTCCACCGGGCAGGCCCAGGCCGTCTATCTGCCGACCGCGGCCCCCGGCCTGGGCGACTCGGGAGTGATCATCGGCCGCGAGGTCTACAGCGGAAAGGGCTACATCTACGACCCCTTCCAGCTCTACGGCCAGCAGCTCCCCGCCCCCCACTGGCTGGTCCTCGGCGAGTCCGGAAACGGCAAGTCCGCGCTGGAGAAGACCTACGTCCTGCGCCAGCTCCGCTTCCGGGACCGGCAGGTCGTCGTCCTCGACGCCCAGGGCGAGGACGGCGTCGGCGAATGGAACCTGATCGCCCAGCAACTGGGGATAATCCCCATCCGGCTGGACCCGATGACCGCCCTCGACGGCGGCATCCGGCTCAACCCGCTCGACCCGTCGATCACCACCACGGGCCAGCTCGCCCTGCTGCGCACCATCATCGAGGTCGCGATGGGCCACGGCCTGGACGAACGCTCCGGCTTCGCCCTCAAGGTCGCCCACGCCTATGTCAACGAGACCATCACCAACCGGCAGCCCGTCCTCACGGACATCGTGGAACAGCTCCGCCACCCGGAGTCCGAGTCCGCGGAGGCGATGAACGTCGACATAGACGATGTACGGGCCTGGGGCCTCGATGTCGCCCTCGTCCTCGACCGTCTCGTCGACGGCGATCTGCGCGGCATGTTCGACGGGCCGACGAGCGTCGGCATCGACCTCGACGCCCCCCTGATCGTCTTCGACCTCTCCCACATCGACCGCAACTCGATCGCCATGCCGATCCTGATGGCGATCGTCGGCGTCTGGCTGGAGCACACCTGGATCAGACCCGACCGGAAGAAACGCATCTTCCTGGTCGAAGAGGCGTGGCACATCATCAACTCCCCCTTCGTCGCCCAGCTCTTCCAGCGGCTGCTGAAGTTCGGCCGCCGACTCGGCCTCTCCTTCGTCGCCGTCGTCCACCACCTCTCCGACGTCGTGGACGGAGCCGCCGCCAAGGAGGCCGCCGCGATCCTCAAGATGGCGTCCACCCGAACCATCTACGCGCAGAAAGCGGACGAGGCACGGGCCACCGGCCAGGTCCTCGGACTGCCCCGCTGGGCCGTCGAGATCATCCCGACCCTGACCCCCGGCATCGCCGTCTGGGACGTCAACGGCAATGTCCAGGTCGTCAAACACCTGATCACCGAGGCGGAACGGCCCCTGGTCTTCACCGACCGGGCCATGACCGAGTCGTCCGCCCCCGCCGTACCGGAGCTGTCCGAGGAGTTGCAGGCCGCCGAGTGGGAGGCCGAACAGCGCGCCACCCTGATGGAACGCCACCAGTACGGCCCCGGCGGCACCGCGTCCGACCCCTCCGAGTCGACGGTGGCCTGA
- a CDS encoding type IV secretory system conjugative DNA transfer family protein produces MRDQRRYREPGPSGRAGSGGVPDGLLLGIIGLGICVLLVTWTATGLAALLAHGSWPDGVTFGNTPPALRSLVSAPQDLPAAWPAAPAGALSGYGLFWGLAIGELMVLAVLGVFLVGTVARWKAVRATRSATSASLSTSVSAEGAEAASRATAPPPSTSAASSAAPPPAPFGAFPQPSSAADGPPPVVPPVPRPVAPPPVPKEPPRPAPMAPVAVPAVLPPPRAPRVLYGAPTVRRPAAVQAILDAEGPALVITSDPGVWAETKDTRAKLGPVLVYDPGHLCDTPARLHWSPTAGCENDDVAAARATALLAPVRPRALLDAAMADNAETLLRCWLHAAAIDNRPFKQVHRWAQGTGSQDAVRVLRTNPKATGGLAGLLEAALTAHPERREVAQQLVARALSALSSVHIRQACAPNRTDALTLESFADEGGTLYLVGESIEDPRSRPGAMPLLTALAADVVEHGRRMAARSSAGRLDPPMSLVLDDVAAVAPFPRLPELLSTGAEYGLPTLALLRSAEQARARWPEPLEH; encoded by the coding sequence ATGCGCGACCAGCGGCGGTACCGTGAGCCCGGCCCGTCAGGCCGGGCCGGGAGCGGGGGAGTCCCCGACGGACTGCTGCTGGGCATCATCGGCCTCGGGATCTGCGTCCTGCTGGTGACCTGGACGGCCACCGGACTCGCGGCCCTCCTCGCCCATGGCTCCTGGCCGGACGGCGTCACCTTCGGGAACACCCCACCGGCGCTGCGCTCGCTGGTCTCGGCCCCCCAGGACCTGCCCGCGGCCTGGCCCGCGGCCCCCGCCGGGGCTCTCTCGGGGTACGGGCTGTTCTGGGGCCTCGCGATCGGCGAGCTGATGGTGCTGGCCGTGCTGGGCGTCTTCCTGGTGGGCACGGTGGCCCGCTGGAAGGCCGTACGGGCCACCAGGTCCGCCACGTCCGCGTCCCTGTCCACGTCCGTGTCCGCCGAGGGCGCCGAGGCCGCTTCCCGGGCCACGGCACCGCCGCCGAGCACCTCTGCGGCGTCTTCCGCCGCCCCGCCGCCCGCGCCTTTCGGGGCCTTCCCGCAGCCCTCGTCGGCCGCGGACGGCCCACCGCCGGTCGTCCCACCCGTACCGCGGCCCGTCGCACCGCCGCCGGTGCCGAAGGAGCCGCCCCGGCCCGCTCCCATGGCGCCCGTGGCGGTCCCGGCCGTCCTGCCCCCGCCCCGCGCTCCGCGGGTGCTGTACGGGGCTCCAACCGTCCGCAGGCCCGCCGCGGTTCAAGCCATCCTCGACGCCGAGGGCCCCGCCCTCGTGATCACCTCCGACCCGGGCGTGTGGGCCGAGACCAAGGACACCCGCGCCAAGCTGGGGCCCGTTCTCGTCTATGACCCGGGGCATCTCTGCGACACCCCCGCCCGGCTCCACTGGTCCCCGACGGCAGGCTGCGAGAACGACGATGTCGCCGCCGCCCGGGCCACCGCGCTCCTCGCCCCCGTCCGCCCCCGCGCCCTGCTGGACGCGGCGATGGCCGACAACGCCGAGACCCTGCTGCGCTGCTGGCTGCACGCGGCGGCCATCGACAACCGCCCGTTCAAACAGGTCCACCGCTGGGCCCAGGGCACGGGCTCCCAGGACGCCGTCCGGGTCCTGCGGACGAACCCGAAGGCCACAGGTGGTCTCGCCGGGCTTCTCGAAGCCGCGCTGACCGCCCACCCCGAACGCCGGGAGGTCGCCCAGCAGCTCGTGGCACGAGCCCTCTCCGCCCTCTCATCGGTGCATATCCGCCAAGCGTGCGCCCCGAACCGAACTGATGCGCTCACCCTGGAATCATTTGCGGATGAAGGGGGAACGCTCTACCTGGTGGGTGAGTCCATCGAGGACCCGCGATCCCGCCCCGGAGCTATGCCACTGCTCACGGCACTGGCAGCAGACGTGGTCGAGCACGGCCGCCGCATGGCCGCACGGTCATCCGCCGGCCGGCTCGACCCACCAATGAGCCTCGTCCTGGACGATGTCGCCGCCGTGGCCCCGTTCCCCCGGCTTCCCGAGTTGCTGTCCACGGGCGCTGAGTACGGCCTTCCGACGCTCGCTCTTCTCCGCTCCGCCGAACAGGCCCGCGCCCGCTGGCCGGAGCCCCTGGAGCACTGA
- a CDS encoding MarR family winged helix-turn-helix transcriptional regulator produces the protein MPNASPEGPAVTGAAIQEPTLDEQIAAYQREYGDLDPQVEKVVSALGRLNRRMNVAYGRQVATLGISNAEWEVLKTLVLAGSPYRMGPGELAKRLGLTPAAMTHRIDRMATDGLVTRDRDESNRVRVIVELTDEGRTKWLEAMRMASDFEGDLLQDLSAEERGVLGELLIRVLRRVEHTQPDAGGRLTDLD, from the coding sequence ATGCCTAACGCGAGCCCCGAGGGCCCAGCAGTGACGGGTGCGGCGATCCAGGAGCCGACCCTCGATGAGCAGATCGCCGCCTACCAGCGCGAGTACGGGGATCTCGACCCGCAGGTCGAGAAGGTGGTGTCGGCCCTCGGCCGGCTCAACCGCCGGATGAACGTCGCCTACGGCCGCCAGGTCGCCACCCTCGGGATCAGCAACGCCGAGTGGGAGGTGCTCAAGACCCTCGTGCTCGCCGGCTCCCCCTATCGGATGGGCCCCGGTGAACTGGCCAAGCGCCTCGGGCTCACCCCCGCGGCCATGACCCACCGCATCGACCGGATGGCGACGGACGGCCTGGTCACCCGCGACCGCGACGAGAGCAACCGGGTCCGTGTGATCGTGGAGCTGACCGACGAGGGCCGGACGAAGTGGCTGGAGGCCATGCGCATGGCCTCCGACTTCGAGGGCGATCTCCTCCAGGACCTCTCGGCCGAGGAGCGCGGGGTTCTCGGGGAGCTGCTGATCCGGGTGCTGCGCCGGGTGGAACACACCCAGCCGGACGCCGGCGGGCGGCTCACCGACCTGGATTAG
- a CDS encoding MFS transporter: MRRIQAGNALSAFGLGFTVPYLYVYVAQTRDLGATTAGAVLGVFAMAALVALPFTGRVIDRKGPLPVLVGASLLAGAGAVAMGFASSVVAVVFAAALLGAGTAVMQPALATMIVWCSDPSSRTRSFALQFFLQNLGLGLGGLLGGQIVDKSRPESFLLLFGIEAVMFLVLAGIGLTIRLPRPATPVGAPAQGTAKGGLKALLGHKAMVQLCVLGFVLFFACYGQFESGLAAYGTEAAGIEPATLGTALAANTAVIVLAQFLVLRFVERRKRSRMIGAVGLIWTVAWLLAGYAGLGEGSQAMATAAFIATYALFGLGEAMLAPTVAPLVADLAPESMVGQYNSAFALVKQLALAIGPAVGGPMGAAWHAPYIVTFVLFSLGITVLAVRLGRQLTPMQNQPYLAVKTRVVAQHKPVEQVGTAV, translated from the coding sequence ATGCGCCGAATCCAGGCAGGGAACGCGCTGAGCGCGTTCGGACTCGGTTTCACGGTTCCGTATCTCTACGTCTATGTGGCGCAGACGCGGGACCTGGGCGCGACGACGGCCGGGGCCGTCCTCGGGGTCTTCGCCATGGCCGCGCTGGTCGCCCTGCCCTTCACCGGACGGGTCATCGACCGGAAGGGGCCCCTTCCGGTGCTGGTGGGAGCCTCCCTGCTGGCGGGCGCGGGCGCCGTGGCGATGGGCTTCGCGAGCAGTGTCGTCGCCGTGGTGTTCGCCGCCGCGCTGCTGGGAGCCGGTACGGCCGTCATGCAGCCGGCGCTCGCCACGATGATCGTCTGGTGTTCGGACCCCTCCTCCCGCACCCGTTCCTTCGCCCTCCAGTTCTTTCTGCAGAACCTGGGGCTCGGGCTCGGTGGACTGCTCGGCGGGCAGATCGTGGACAAGAGCAGGCCCGAGAGTTTTCTGCTGCTCTTCGGCATCGAGGCCGTGATGTTCCTGGTGCTCGCCGGGATCGGGCTCACCATCCGGCTGCCGCGCCCGGCGACCCCGGTGGGGGCGCCCGCGCAGGGCACGGCCAAGGGCGGGCTGAAGGCCCTCCTCGGCCACAAGGCCATGGTCCAGCTCTGTGTGCTCGGCTTCGTCCTCTTCTTCGCCTGCTACGGACAGTTCGAATCGGGTCTCGCCGCCTATGGCACGGAGGCCGCGGGCATCGAGCCCGCCACGCTCGGTACGGCCCTGGCCGCGAACACCGCCGTGATCGTGCTCGCCCAGTTCCTGGTGCTGAGGTTCGTGGAGCGCCGCAAGCGCAGCCGCATGATCGGCGCGGTTGGCCTGATCTGGACCGTCGCCTGGCTGCTGGCCGGGTACGCGGGCCTCGGTGAGGGCAGCCAGGCCATGGCCACGGCCGCCTTCATCGCGACCTACGCGCTCTTCGGGCTCGGTGAGGCGATGCTCGCGCCGACCGTCGCGCCGCTGGTCGCGGATCTGGCTCCGGAGTCGATGGTGGGGCAGTACAACTCCGCGTTCGCGCTGGTGAAGCAGTTGGCGCTGGCGATCGGCCCGGCCGTGGGCGGTCCCATGGGCGCCGCCTGGCACGCCCCGTACATCGTGACCTTCGTCCTGTTCTCGCTCGGTATCACCGTGCTGGCGGTGCGGCTGGGACGGCAGCTCACCCCCATGCAGAACCAGCCGTATCTCGCGGTGAAGACGCGCGTGGTGGCGCAGCACAAGCCGGTCGAGCAGGTGGGGACGGCGGTCTGA
- a CDS encoding ATP-binding SpoIIE family protein phosphatase, which yields MNFTRWSARLPGTQRRAAARRSDRGISTAPPRPAQRDAGDRGDGRADGRGESPVPAARGETAHDEADCPAPTAADGPETSAVGTAPATAPAAGDPAGPPGAAAPLPTAPALDDVPLREILGRLPALVVLTYGSDHRVAYVNDAYTAAFGPRPIGLRAADSCPELAELSLHPLMDQVLRSGRPRTVKSRKVASGGSYTVTCLPLELPGRGSGVLVFAADVTDHAEAAERLRASERRQREMAVTLQRSLLPQELEQPDDLRIAATYQPGSEDAAVGGDWYDVITLGAGRTALVIGDVMGRGVRAAAVMGQLRTAVRAYARLDLPPHEVLQLLDGLAAEIDASQIATCVYAVHDPNEGRLVYASAGHLPMLVRDEDGTVRRAAEPTGPPLGTCGWLHSSGTIALPPGSSAVLYTDGLVERRGEDIDEGVASLERALAGAAGSPQVVCDRLLRSQGVTADHDDDVAVLVVQHPCRTGPAAELFHNAALDLLGGTEAAPRARAFASGVMASWRFSPELHDLGVLATSELVANSLQHGTPPMRLRLRRTDRRLIIEVTDGDDHLPRRRRAETEDESGRGISIVATIASSWGCRRTPGGGKAVWCEFALPV from the coding sequence GTGAACTTCACGCGTTGGAGCGCAAGGCTCCCCGGTACGCAGCGCCGCGCCGCAGCGCGGAGGTCCGACCGAGGAATCTCCACGGCACCACCGCGCCCGGCCCAGCGGGACGCCGGTGACCGGGGAGACGGCAGGGCCGACGGACGCGGGGAGAGCCCGGTCCCCGCCGCCCGGGGCGAGACCGCGCACGACGAGGCCGACTGCCCGGCCCCAACCGCCGCCGACGGCCCGGAGACCTCCGCCGTCGGCACCGCGCCCGCCACCGCCCCGGCCGCGGGTGACCCCGCCGGCCCACCGGGCGCCGCCGCCCCGCTGCCCACCGCGCCCGCGCTCGACGACGTACCGCTCCGCGAGATCCTCGGCCGACTGCCCGCCCTCGTCGTCCTCACCTACGGCAGCGACCACCGCGTCGCCTATGTCAACGACGCCTACACCGCGGCCTTCGGCCCCCGCCCCATCGGCCTCCGCGCCGCCGACTCCTGCCCCGAGCTGGCCGAGCTGAGCCTCCACCCCCTGATGGACCAGGTCCTCCGCAGCGGCCGTCCCCGTACCGTGAAATCGCGCAAGGTCGCGTCCGGCGGCTCGTACACCGTCACCTGTCTGCCGCTCGAACTGCCCGGCCGCGGCAGCGGCGTCCTCGTCTTCGCGGCCGACGTCACCGACCACGCCGAGGCCGCCGAGCGGCTGCGCGCCAGCGAGCGCCGCCAGCGCGAGATGGCCGTCACCCTCCAGCGCTCCCTCCTCCCCCAGGAGCTGGAGCAACCCGACGACCTGCGGATCGCCGCCACCTACCAGCCCGGCAGCGAGGACGCGGCCGTCGGCGGCGACTGGTACGACGTGATCACCCTCGGCGCGGGCCGCACCGCCCTCGTCATCGGCGACGTCATGGGCCGGGGCGTACGCGCCGCCGCCGTCATGGGCCAGCTCCGCACCGCCGTACGCGCCTACGCCAGACTCGACCTGCCCCCGCACGAGGTGCTCCAGCTCCTCGACGGACTCGCCGCCGAGATCGACGCCAGCCAGATCGCCACCTGCGTCTACGCCGTCCACGACCCCAATGAGGGACGGCTCGTCTACGCCTCGGCCGGACACCTCCCCATGCTGGTGCGCGACGAGGACGGAACGGTCCGCCGCGCCGCCGAACCCACCGGCCCGCCGCTGGGCACCTGCGGCTGGCTCCACAGCTCCGGCACCATCGCCCTGCCGCCCGGCTCCAGCGCCGTCCTCTATACGGACGGTCTCGTCGAGCGGCGCGGGGAGGACATCGACGAGGGCGTGGCCTCGCTGGAACGGGCCCTCGCCGGGGCCGCGGGCAGCCCCCAGGTCGTCTGCGACCGGCTGCTCCGCTCCCAGGGCGTCACCGCCGACCACGACGACGACGTGGCCGTGCTCGTGGTCCAGCACCCCTGCCGCACCGGACCGGCGGCCGAGCTGTTCCACAATGCCGCGCTCGACCTGCTCGGCGGCACCGAGGCCGCGCCGCGCGCCCGCGCCTTCGCCTCCGGGGTGATGGCCTCCTGGCGCTTCTCCCCGGAACTGCACGACCTCGGTGTGCTGGCCACCAGTGAGCTGGTCGCCAACTCGCTCCAGCACGGCACCCCGCCCATGCGGCTGCGGCTCCGCCGCACCGACCGCCGACTGATCATCGAGGTCACCGACGGCGACGACCATCTGCCCCGCCGCCGCAGGGCGGAGACCGAGGACGAGTCGGGCCGCGGTATCTCCATCGTCGCGACGATCGCCTCGTCCTGGGGCTGCCGCCGCACACCGGGCGGCGGCAAAGCGGTCTGGTGCGAGTTCGCCCTGCCCGTCTAG
- a CDS encoding NAD(P)/FAD-dependent oxidoreductase encodes MVKEADSRGQIPGTPPSARPCGKRLLVLGGGYVGMYTALHLQHRLKGELAHGAAEIVLITPDPYMTYQPFLPEAAAGSISPAHVVVPLRRVLSKCRIIIGEATAVDHAKRTATVTTLATEEEGTGATELTYDELVIAPGSISRTLPVPGLAAYGIGFKTLEEAIGLRNHVIEQMDIASSTRDPALRDAALTFVFVGGGYAGVEALGELEDMARYTARYYHNIKPADLKWILVEASDRILPEVGEEMGGYAIRELRSRNIDVRLETRLDSCENRIARLSDGSRFPTRTVVWTAGVKPAPLLAATDLPRNSHGRLRCTPRLTVEGTEHAWAAGDAAAVPDITSDDPDALCAPNAQHAVRQAKVLAENLAASLHGKPLKEYAHRNAGSVASLGLHRGVAHVYGRKFKGYPAWLMHRIYHLSRVPTLNRKARILAEWTLSGLFKREIVSLGSLEHPRAEFEQAAGGGTGRNTPKPPSGGGGPRST; translated from the coding sequence ATGGTGAAGGAAGCTGACTCCCGGGGCCAGATCCCCGGCACCCCGCCGTCCGCGCGCCCCTGTGGCAAGCGGCTCCTCGTCCTCGGCGGCGGCTATGTCGGGATGTACACGGCCCTCCATCTCCAGCACCGGCTCAAGGGGGAGCTGGCCCACGGCGCGGCCGAGATCGTGCTGATCACGCCCGACCCGTATATGACGTATCAGCCCTTCCTCCCCGAGGCGGCGGCCGGTTCCATCTCACCGGCCCATGTGGTGGTCCCGCTGCGGCGGGTGCTGAGCAAGTGCCGGATCATCATCGGCGAGGCCACGGCCGTCGACCACGCCAAACGCACCGCGACCGTCACCACCCTCGCCACCGAGGAGGAGGGAACCGGCGCCACCGAGCTGACGTACGACGAACTCGTCATCGCCCCCGGCTCGATCTCCCGCACCCTCCCCGTCCCCGGCCTCGCCGCATACGGCATTGGTTTCAAGACACTCGAAGAAGCCATCGGACTGCGCAACCATGTCATCGAACAGATGGACATCGCCTCCTCCACCCGTGACCCCGCGCTCCGCGACGCCGCCCTGACCTTCGTCTTCGTCGGCGGCGGCTACGCCGGGGTCGAAGCCCTGGGCGAACTGGAGGACATGGCCCGCTACACCGCCCGCTACTACCACAACATCAAGCCGGCGGACCTGAAATGGATTCTCGTGGAGGCCAGTGACCGCATCCTCCCCGAGGTCGGTGAGGAGATGGGCGGCTACGCCATCCGCGAGCTGCGCTCCCGCAACATCGACGTCCGTCTGGAGACCCGGCTCGACTCCTGCGAGAACCGGATCGCCCGGCTCAGCGACGGCAGCCGCTTCCCCACCCGTACCGTCGTGTGGACCGCGGGCGTCAAACCCGCCCCGCTGCTCGCCGCCACCGACCTCCCCCGCAACAGCCACGGCCGACTCCGCTGCACCCCCCGTCTCACCGTCGAGGGAACGGAACACGCCTGGGCCGCGGGGGACGCCGCGGCCGTCCCCGACATCACGTCCGACGACCCGGACGCGCTGTGCGCCCCCAACGCCCAGCACGCCGTCCGCCAGGCCAAGGTCCTCGCCGAGAACCTCGCCGCGTCCCTGCACGGCAAGCCGCTCAAGGAGTACGCGCACCGGAACGCCGGTTCCGTGGCCTCCCTCGGCCTCCACCGGGGCGTCGCCCATGTGTACGGGCGCAAGTTCAAGGGCTACCCCGCGTGGCTGATGCACCGGATCTACCACCTCAGCAGGGTCCCCACCCTCAACCGCAAGGCCCGGATCCTCGCCGAGTGGACCCTCTCGGGACTCTTCAAACGGGAGATCGTCTCTCTCGGCTCGCTGGAACACCCGCGCGCCGAGTTCGAACAGGCCGCGGGCGGCGGCACCGGCCGGAACACGCCGAAGCCCCCATCGGGCGGCGGCGGCCCCAGAAGCACCTGA
- a CDS encoding TetR/AcrR family transcriptional regulator has protein sequence MTIHDSHWQAAVPPTAEAQVQSGGTGSDGNGRVGAGVTGRSAPLRVDAQRNLEHVLRAAREVFGELGYGAPMEDVARRARVGVGTVYRRFPSKDVLVRRIAEEETSRLTEQARTALGQEEEPWSALARFLRTSVASGAGRLLPPQVLRVGVEPEDTARDETRVPPQRASVPGVSGGPGVSGAVQPELRIVGPQTVAADGGQDDAGASDLLEVVGQLVDRARAAGELRGDVTVADVLLVIATAAPSLPDAAQQAAASSRLLDILLEGLRPRSG, from the coding sequence ATGACCATTCATGATTCGCATTGGCAGGCTGCCGTTCCGCCGACCGCGGAGGCACAGGTGCAGAGCGGTGGCACGGGCAGCGACGGGAACGGGCGGGTGGGAGCGGGCGTGACCGGCCGCTCGGCTCCGCTGCGGGTGGACGCGCAGCGCAATCTTGAGCATGTGCTGCGGGCGGCTCGCGAGGTCTTCGGCGAGCTGGGGTACGGGGCGCCGATGGAGGACGTGGCGCGCCGGGCCAGAGTGGGTGTCGGGACGGTGTACCGCCGTTTCCCGAGCAAGGACGTGCTGGTGCGCCGAATAGCCGAGGAGGAGACCTCCCGGTTGACCGAGCAGGCGCGTACGGCGCTGGGGCAGGAGGAGGAGCCGTGGTCCGCGCTGGCCCGGTTCCTGCGGACGTCGGTCGCCTCGGGCGCGGGACGGCTGCTGCCGCCGCAGGTGCTGCGGGTGGGCGTGGAGCCGGAGGACACGGCCCGGGACGAGACGCGGGTGCCGCCGCAGCGGGCGAGTGTGCCGGGGGTGTCGGGCGGTCCGGGGGTGTCGGGTGCCGTCCAGCCGGAGCTGCGGATCGTCGGTCCGCAGACCGTCGCGGCCGACGGGGGTCAGGACGACGCCGGTGCGTCCGATCTGCTGGAGGTCGTGGGGCAGTTGGTCGACCGGGCGCGGGCCGCGGGTGAGCTGCGCGGTGATGTGACCGTCGCGGATGTGCTGCTGGTGATCGCGACGGCCGCTCCCTCGCTGCCGGACGCCGCGCAGCAGGCCGCGGCCTCGTCCCGGCTGCTGGACATTCTGCTGGAGGGGCTGAGACCCCGGTCGGGTTGA